A portion of the Streptomyces platensis genome contains these proteins:
- a CDS encoding ABC transporter ATP-binding protein, translating into MTTTDHQPAGQAVTAPAPTGSDTPQPVIRVRDLRMSYGSAHVLHGIDLDIHRGEIFALLGPNGAGKTTTVEILEGFRQRSAGEVAVLGTDPARGDDAWRARIGLVLQSWRDHRRWQVAELLTHFATYYPRPRDPAELLALVGLTEQARQQVDRLSGGQRRRLDVALAIVGRPELLFLDEPTTGFDPEARRDFHDLVERLARDEGVTILLTTHDLAEAERLADRIAMLVNGRIRAHGTPSELARRAAAQAEVRWTAPDGTARRERTEDPSQLVWELHRETGGPVADLEVRRPTLEDTYLHMVHRDAGDGAGTTDASEAGASDGEKRAA; encoded by the coding sequence ATGACGACGACCGACCACCAGCCCGCAGGCCAGGCCGTGACGGCTCCGGCACCTACGGGCTCCGACACCCCCCAACCCGTCATCCGGGTACGCGACTTGCGCATGTCGTACGGCAGCGCACACGTCCTGCACGGCATCGACCTGGACATCCACCGCGGCGAGATCTTCGCGCTGCTCGGCCCCAACGGTGCCGGGAAGACCACCACCGTCGAGATCCTGGAGGGCTTCCGGCAGCGCTCCGCCGGCGAGGTCGCCGTCCTGGGCACGGACCCGGCACGCGGCGACGACGCCTGGCGGGCGCGCATCGGGCTGGTGCTCCAGTCCTGGCGCGACCACCGCCGCTGGCAGGTCGCCGAGCTGCTGACGCACTTCGCCACGTACTACCCGCGGCCGCGCGACCCGGCCGAACTCCTCGCCCTGGTGGGCCTCACCGAGCAGGCCCGCCAGCAGGTCGACCGGCTCTCCGGCGGCCAGCGCCGCCGTCTGGACGTCGCACTCGCCATCGTCGGCCGCCCCGAACTCCTCTTCCTGGACGAGCCGACGACCGGCTTCGACCCCGAGGCCCGGCGCGACTTCCACGATCTGGTCGAACGGCTCGCCCGCGACGAGGGCGTCACGATCCTGCTCACCACGCACGATCTGGCCGAGGCCGAGCGGCTGGCCGACCGTATAGCGATGCTGGTCAACGGCCGGATCCGGGCCCACGGCACCCCGTCGGAACTGGCCCGCAGGGCCGCCGCCCAGGCCGAGGTCCGCTGGACGGCACCCGACGGTACGGCCCGGCGCGAACGTACCGAGGACCCGTCCCAGCTGGTCTGGGAACTCCACCGGGAGACGGGGGGACCGGTCGCCGACCTGGAGGTCCGGCGGCCGACGCTGGAGGACACCTATCTGCACATGGTCCACCGGGACGCCGGGGACGGCGCCGGGACCACGGACGCGAGCGAGGCCGGGGCCTCGGACGGGGAGAAGCGAGCCGCATGA
- a CDS encoding RNA polymerase sigma factor SigF, with the protein MEETMSPRLDELRTDDTRQPASSTPPSDPTGQIPSQPLPAESDLAGLTEIDDLPEIPPFDEVGPVDARALSKTLFERLETLEEGTHEFAYVRNTLVELNLALVKFAASRFRSRSEPMEDIVQVGTIGLIKAIDRFELSRGVEFPTFAMPTIVGEIKRFFRDTSWSVRVPRRLQELRLDLAKAGDELAQKLDRAPTVHELAARLDISRDEVVEGMAASNAYTASSLDAQPEEDDSEGALADRIGYEDHGLEGIEYVESLKPLIAELPPRDRKILSLRFVANMTQSEIGEELGISQMHVSRLLSRTLVRLRKGLMIDE; encoded by the coding sequence ATGGAGGAGACCATGTCACCCCGGCTCGACGAATTGCGCACCGACGACACCCGGCAGCCCGCATCGTCGACACCCCCGTCCGACCCGACCGGACAGATCCCTTCCCAGCCGCTGCCTGCCGAATCAGATCTGGCAGGACTGACTGAGATCGATGATCTGCCCGAGATCCCGCCGTTCGACGAGGTGGGCCCGGTGGACGCGAGGGCTCTGTCCAAGACCCTCTTCGAGCGACTCGAAACGCTCGAGGAAGGCACCCACGAATTCGCGTACGTCCGCAACACCCTGGTCGAGCTCAACCTCGCGCTGGTGAAGTTCGCGGCCTCCCGGTTCCGCTCCCGCAGCGAGCCCATGGAGGACATCGTCCAGGTCGGCACGATCGGCCTGATCAAGGCGATCGACCGCTTCGAACTCAGCCGTGGCGTCGAGTTCCCGACGTTCGCGATGCCGACCATCGTCGGCGAGATCAAGCGCTTCTTCCGCGACACCAGCTGGTCGGTGCGGGTACCGAGGCGGCTTCAGGAACTGCGTCTGGACCTCGCCAAGGCCGGCGACGAACTCGCGCAGAAGCTGGACCGCGCCCCCACGGTGCACGAACTCGCCGCGCGCCTCGACATCAGCCGTGACGAGGTCGTCGAGGGGATGGCCGCGAGCAACGCGTACACCGCGAGCTCGCTGGACGCCCAGCCCGAGGAGGACGACAGCGAAGGCGCGCTGGCGGACCGCATCGGTTACGAGGACCACGGGCTCGAGGGCATCGAGTACGTGGAGTCCCTCAAGCCGCTGATCGCCGAACTGCCGCCGCGTGACCGCAAGATCCTCTCGCTGCGCTTCGTCGCCAATATGACGCAGTCCGAGATCGGCGAGGAGCTGGGCATCTCCCAGATGCACGTCTCCCGTCTGCTCTCCCGCACCCTCGTCCGGCTCCGCAAGGGGCTGATGATCGACGAGTGA
- a CDS encoding allantoate amidohydrolase: MWEELRPLGRDSSSGGYRRYAWTGADADCRAWFRAQAEARGLSYELDRNGNQWAWLGATGYQDVAPGDAVVTGSHLDSVPDGGAYDGPLGVVSSFAALDELRSRGAEFGKPLAIVNFGDEEGARFGLACVGSRLAAGALTTEAAHQLRDGDGTTLPQAMERAGYDPEAIGPDPERLARIGAFVELHVEQGRALDLSGDAVGIASAIWPHGRWRFDFHGEANHAGTTRLDDRRDPMLSYAATVLAAREQARLAGALATFGKISVEPNGVNAIPSLVRGWLDSRAADQETLDTVITGIERAAAERAARDGVDLTVVRESFTPVVEFQHALRDELSAILGKTGERAVPVLGTGAGHDAGILSGTVPTAMLFVRNPTGVSHSPAEAADEDDCVAGVTALADVLEGLACH, from the coding sequence ATGTGGGAGGAGCTGCGGCCCCTCGGCCGCGACTCCTCCTCCGGGGGCTACCGCCGCTACGCCTGGACCGGCGCCGACGCCGACTGCCGCGCGTGGTTCCGGGCCCAGGCCGAGGCCCGCGGGCTCAGCTACGAACTGGACCGCAACGGCAACCAGTGGGCCTGGCTCGGCGCCACCGGCTACCAGGACGTGGCTCCCGGCGACGCCGTCGTCACCGGCTCCCACCTGGACTCCGTACCGGACGGCGGCGCCTACGACGGCCCGCTGGGTGTCGTCTCCTCCTTCGCTGCGCTGGACGAACTGCGCAGCCGGGGAGCGGAGTTCGGCAAGCCGCTGGCCATCGTCAACTTCGGCGACGAGGAAGGCGCCCGCTTCGGTCTGGCCTGCGTCGGCTCCCGGCTCGCCGCCGGGGCGCTGACCACCGAGGCCGCCCACCAGCTGCGGGACGGCGACGGCACCACCCTCCCGCAGGCCATGGAGCGCGCCGGATACGACCCCGAGGCCATCGGCCCGGACCCCGAACGGCTCGCGCGGATCGGCGCGTTCGTCGAACTCCACGTCGAGCAGGGCCGCGCCCTGGACCTGTCCGGCGATGCGGTCGGCATCGCCTCCGCCATCTGGCCGCACGGCCGCTGGCGGTTCGACTTCCACGGCGAGGCCAACCACGCCGGCACCACCCGTCTCGACGACCGCCGGGACCCGATGCTCAGCTATGCCGCGACCGTGCTCGCCGCCCGCGAACAGGCCCGGCTGGCCGGGGCCCTGGCCACCTTCGGGAAGATCAGCGTGGAGCCGAACGGCGTCAACGCCATCCCCTCGCTGGTCCGCGGCTGGCTGGACTCCCGCGCCGCCGACCAGGAGACCCTCGACACGGTGATCACCGGTATCGAGCGGGCGGCCGCCGAGCGCGCCGCCCGCGACGGGGTGGACCTGACCGTCGTCCGGGAATCCTTCACCCCCGTCGTGGAGTTCCAGCACGCCCTGAGGGACGAGCTGAGCGCGATCCTCGGCAAGACGGGGGAGCGGGCCGTGCCCGTCCTGGGCACCGGCGCCGGGCACGACGCCGGTATTTTGTCCGGCACCGTCCCCACCGCGATGCTCTTCGTCCGCAACCCCACCGGGGTCTCGCACTCGCCCGCCGAAGCGGCCGACGAGGACGACTGCGTCGCCGGGGTCACCGCACTCGCCGACGTACTGGAGGGGCTGGCGTGCCACTGA
- the hutI gene encoding imidazolonepropionase encodes MTTTSAPTTAITHIAQLVTNDPSLGEGPLGLIQDAAVVIDGDRIAWVGPSSKAPATDNAVDAGGRAGIPGFVDSHSHLVFAGDRTAEFNARMSGRPYSAGGIRTTVAATRAATDEALHANIARYLAEALRQGTTTQETKSGYGLTVDDEARALRIAAEHTDEVTFLGAHIVPPDYADDPAGYVDLVTGPMLDACAPHARWVDVFCEKGAFDGDQARAVLMAGQAKGLVPRVHANQLGHGPGVQLAVELGAASADHCTHLSAADIDALAQSDTVATLLPGAEFSTRAQWPDARPLLDAGATVALSTDCNPGSSFTSSMPFCIALAVRDMGMTPDEAVWAATAGGARALRRTDVGRITPGARADLALLDAPSHVHLAYRPGVPLVSAVWRKGVRV; translated from the coding sequence ATGACGACGACCTCCGCGCCCACCACCGCCATCACCCACATCGCCCAGCTCGTCACCAACGACCCCTCCCTCGGCGAAGGCCCCCTCGGTCTGATCCAGGACGCGGCGGTCGTCATCGACGGCGACCGCATCGCCTGGGTCGGTCCCTCCAGCAAAGCACCCGCCACCGACAACGCCGTCGACGCCGGCGGCCGGGCAGGCATCCCCGGTTTCGTCGACTCCCACTCCCACCTGGTCTTCGCCGGTGACCGTACCGCGGAGTTCAACGCCCGGATGTCCGGCCGCCCTTACTCCGCCGGCGGCATCCGCACCACCGTCGCCGCCACCCGCGCCGCCACCGACGAGGCCCTGCACGCGAACATCGCCCGCTACCTCGCCGAGGCGCTCCGCCAGGGCACCACCACCCAGGAGACCAAGTCCGGCTACGGGCTCACCGTCGACGACGAGGCACGCGCACTGCGCATCGCCGCCGAGCACACCGACGAGGTCACCTTCCTCGGCGCGCACATCGTCCCGCCCGACTACGCCGACGACCCGGCCGGCTATGTCGACCTGGTCACCGGCCCGATGCTGGACGCCTGCGCCCCGCACGCCCGCTGGGTCGACGTCTTCTGCGAGAAGGGCGCCTTCGACGGCGACCAGGCCCGCGCCGTCCTCATGGCGGGCCAGGCCAAGGGCCTGGTGCCGCGGGTGCACGCCAACCAGCTCGGCCACGGCCCCGGCGTCCAGCTCGCCGTCGAACTCGGCGCCGCCTCCGCCGACCACTGCACCCACCTCAGCGCGGCCGACATCGACGCCCTCGCGCAGTCCGACACCGTCGCCACCCTGCTGCCGGGCGCCGAGTTCTCCACCCGCGCCCAGTGGCCCGACGCCCGCCCGCTCCTGGACGCCGGCGCCACCGTCGCGCTGTCCACGGACTGCAACCCCGGCTCGTCCTTCACGAGTTCGATGCCGTTCTGCATCGCGCTGGCCGTCCGCGACATGGGAATGACCCCCGACGAGGCCGTGTGGGCGGCGACCGCGGGCGGCGCCCGCGCACTGCGCCGCACGGACGTCGGCCGGATCACCCCCGGCGCCCGCGCCGACCTCGCCCTCCTGGACGCGCCCTCGCACGTCCACCTCGCCTACCGGCCGGGCGTCCCGCTCGTATCGGCCGTGTGGCGCAAGGGAGTTCGCGTCTGA
- a CDS encoding transcriptional regulator, which translates to MTTPSGFDELIHPSTRLSVVALLAATEWADFPFIRDSLSLSDSALSKQLHTLEEAGYLEIRKEGGGRKRRTKVRLTGRGRTAFEGHVAALRAIVEGAGPAAAAGQTPEDAGTTASATQQRQHHAKAGR; encoded by the coding sequence ATGACCACCCCGAGCGGCTTCGACGAACTGATCCACCCCTCCACCCGGCTGTCCGTGGTGGCGCTGCTCGCCGCCACGGAATGGGCCGACTTCCCCTTCATCCGCGACAGCCTCTCGCTCAGCGACTCCGCGCTCTCCAAGCAGCTGCACACCCTGGAAGAGGCCGGATATCTGGAGATCCGCAAGGAGGGCGGCGGCCGCAAACGCCGCACCAAGGTACGGCTGACGGGCCGCGGCCGGACCGCCTTCGAGGGACATGTGGCCGCGCTCCGGGCCATCGTCGAGGGCGCCGGGCCCGCCGCTGCTGCCGGGCAGACGCCGGAAGACGCCGGCACGACGGCATCAGCCACCCAGCAACGGCAACACCACGCGAAGGCGGGCCGATGA
- a CDS encoding diaminopimelate decarboxylase yields the protein MTFTDRDRAVEAAVARGLVGAGEPVAGLLDIAGIRRSAGELRAAFEEFTAPGTPVLHAFAVKAASLVPVLKLLAQEGLGCEVASPGELALARAAGVPVARTVLDSPAKTLAELREALALGIAVNADNPEELARIDALMASAPSSAPIGVRVNPQIGGGTIGAMSTATDTSKFGVALRDEGAREWVVNAFLARPWLTRLHAHVGSQGMPLELMAAGVRALYLLAEEINEKAGRRQIDTLDIGGGLPVNFSSDARTPTYREYAALLHAAVPGLLSGRYGLVTEFGRSLLAKHGTVLARVEYAKSAGGRPIAVTHAGAQVATRTVFVPEAWPIRVAGYDAEGRPKTGAPVGQDIAGPCCFAGDLVAENRPLPLLEAGDHAALLDTGAYYFSTHFAYNSLPRPGIYGYAPDSDGAIRFATIRTPQTLEELTTESGSDHAAALDDLGRP from the coding sequence ATGACGTTCACGGACCGGGACCGAGCCGTAGAGGCAGCCGTTGCGCGGGGGCTGGTGGGGGCGGGGGAGCCCGTGGCCGGGCTGCTGGATATTGCCGGGATCCGGCGTTCGGCGGGTGAACTCCGCGCGGCGTTCGAGGAGTTCACCGCGCCGGGCACCCCGGTCCTGCACGCCTTCGCGGTGAAGGCGGCCTCGCTCGTACCCGTACTGAAGCTGCTCGCGCAGGAAGGGCTGGGCTGCGAGGTGGCCAGTCCCGGTGAGCTGGCGCTGGCGCGTGCCGCCGGGGTGCCGGTCGCGCGGACCGTCCTGGACTCACCCGCCAAGACCCTCGCCGAGCTGCGGGAGGCGCTGGCCCTCGGGATCGCCGTCAACGCCGACAACCCCGAGGAACTGGCGCGGATCGACGCGCTGATGGCCTCCGCACCGAGCTCCGCGCCCATCGGCGTGCGGGTCAATCCGCAGATCGGCGGCGGCACCATCGGGGCGATGAGTACCGCCACCGACACCTCCAAGTTCGGTGTCGCACTGCGCGACGAGGGCGCCCGCGAGTGGGTCGTCAACGCCTTCCTCGCCCGCCCGTGGCTGACCCGGCTGCACGCCCATGTCGGCTCCCAGGGCATGCCGCTGGAGCTGATGGCCGCGGGCGTACGGGCCCTGTACCTGCTGGCCGAAGAGATCAACGAGAAGGCCGGCCGGCGCCAGATCGACACCCTCGACATCGGCGGCGGTCTGCCGGTGAATTTCTCCTCGGACGCCCGGACGCCGACCTACCGCGAGTACGCCGCGCTGCTGCACGCAGCCGTGCCCGGGCTGCTGTCCGGACGCTACGGCCTGGTCACCGAGTTCGGCCGTTCACTGCTGGCCAAGCACGGCACGGTCCTCGCCCGCGTCGAGTACGCGAAGTCGGCCGGCGGCCGGCCGATCGCGGTCACCCATGCCGGCGCGCAGGTCGCCACCCGTACGGTCTTCGTCCCCGAGGCCTGGCCGATCCGGGTCGCCGGCTACGACGCCGAGGGGCGCCCCAAGACGGGTGCTCCGGTCGGCCAGGACATCGCGGGGCCGTGCTGCTTCGCGGGTGACCTGGTCGCCGAGAACCGGCCGCTCCCCCTCCTGGAGGCCGGCGACCACGCCGCCCTCCTCGACACCGGCGCGTACTACTTCTCCACCCACTTCGCCTACAACTCCCTCCCCCGCCCCGGGATTTACGGCTACGCCCCGGACTCCGACGGCGCCATCCGCTTCGCGACCATCCGCACCCCGCAGACGCTGGAGGAACTCACGACGGAGAGCGGCTCGGACCACGCGGCAGCCCTCGACGACCTCGGCCGGCCGTAG
- a CDS encoding ABC transporter permease: protein MTAGTDTTATTDTTEGAGTTRTTPPAGATGPARPTATAPREAAAPHPRRRYWRAGVLRGGIELRHLLRNPKELSGHLVNVVVALVLAGYLGDKVPGTQVPMAHLTLSGFAAYLLFQIGLVNLPQILVTEREEGALLRLRATPGGIPAYLVAKSLLVVAMAFGTLVLLLGTAALLVDGPLPHGPGGWLTLLWVSVLGLLAVVPLGAAIGAVLPNPREALALIMLPVMALLITSGAMFPLSALPEMVQKIASVFPLKWMAQGLRSALLPDAARAAEPAGSWELPTVALILTAWAVLGFLLAIPLLRRAARRESGSRLAERHRKASLSGGRGV from the coding sequence GTGACAGCCGGGACGGACACGACAGCGACGACGGACACGACCGAGGGGGCCGGCACCACGCGGACCACTCCCCCGGCGGGCGCTACCGGCCCGGCCCGCCCGACCGCGACGGCGCCCCGGGAGGCCGCCGCCCCGCACCCCCGCCGCCGTTACTGGCGCGCCGGCGTCCTGCGCGGCGGCATCGAGCTGCGCCATCTCCTGCGCAACCCCAAGGAGTTGAGCGGCCATCTGGTCAACGTCGTCGTGGCCCTGGTGCTCGCCGGCTACCTCGGCGACAAGGTGCCCGGTACCCAGGTCCCGATGGCCCATCTGACGCTCTCGGGCTTCGCCGCCTATCTGCTGTTCCAGATCGGGCTGGTCAACCTCCCGCAGATCCTGGTGACCGAGCGCGAGGAGGGCGCACTGCTGCGGCTGCGTGCCACGCCCGGCGGCATACCGGCCTATCTCGTCGCCAAGTCGCTGCTGGTGGTCGCGATGGCGTTCGGCACGCTGGTCCTGCTGCTGGGAACGGCCGCACTGCTGGTGGACGGCCCACTGCCGCACGGGCCGGGAGGCTGGCTGACGCTGCTGTGGGTCAGTGTGCTCGGACTGCTCGCCGTCGTGCCGCTGGGAGCGGCCATCGGCGCCGTACTCCCGAACCCGCGTGAGGCGCTTGCCCTGATCATGCTGCCCGTCATGGCGCTGCTGATCACCTCCGGGGCGATGTTCCCGCTCAGCGCGCTGCCCGAGATGGTCCAGAAGATCGCCTCCGTCTTTCCGCTGAAGTGGATGGCGCAGGGCCTGCGCTCGGCCCTCCTGCCGGACGCCGCCCGCGCCGCGGAACCAGCCGGCTCCTGGGAACTCCCGACCGTGGCCCTGATACTCACCGCCTGGGCCGTCCTCGGCTTCCTCCTCGCCATCCCCCTTCTCCGCCGCGCCGCCCGCCGCGAATCCGGCTCCCGCCTCGCCGAACGCCACCGCAAGGCGTCGCTGAGCGGGGGGCGGGGGGTCTGA
- a CDS encoding formimidoylglutamate deiminase encodes MPLTPQATPTTYWLEHAWLGTHVEPGVAVDTADGRITAVRTGVDTPPPGATALRGLTLPGLANAHSHAFHRALRGTVQVGTGTFWTWREIMYSVADRLTPDTYFALARAAYAEMALAGITCVGEFHYLHHAPGGTRYSDPNAMGEALLAAAAEAGIRITLLDTAYLSAGFGAAPNHHQLRFSDGTADRWAERADALKERPHARIGAAIHSVRAVPAGQLGTVADWARARQAPLHVHLSEQTAENDACRDAHGVTPTRLLADHGALGPRTTAVHATHLTDEDIALLGGSHTGVCMCPTTERDLADGIGPAVRVQQQGSPLSLGSDSHAVIDLLEEARAMELDERLRTRTRGHWTAAALLRAATADGHAALGWDDAGTIEAGSLADLTTIALDSVRTAGPPPRLAAETAVFAASAADVRHTIVGGRQIVRDGVHTLVPDVPTALAASIAAVRG; translated from the coding sequence GTGCCACTGACGCCGCAGGCAACACCGACGACGTACTGGCTCGAACACGCCTGGCTCGGCACCCATGTCGAGCCGGGCGTGGCCGTGGACACCGCGGACGGGCGGATCACCGCCGTCCGCACCGGCGTGGACACCCCGCCGCCCGGCGCCACCGCGCTGCGCGGCCTGACCCTCCCCGGCCTCGCCAACGCCCACTCGCACGCCTTCCACCGCGCCCTGCGCGGCACTGTCCAGGTCGGCACCGGGACCTTCTGGACCTGGCGCGAGATCATGTACAGCGTCGCCGACCGGCTGACCCCCGACACCTATTTCGCCCTCGCCCGCGCCGCCTACGCCGAGATGGCGCTGGCCGGCATCACCTGCGTCGGCGAATTCCACTATCTGCACCACGCGCCCGGCGGCACCCGCTACAGCGACCCCAACGCCATGGGTGAGGCGCTGCTCGCCGCCGCCGCCGAGGCCGGTATCCGCATCACCCTCCTCGACACCGCCTATCTCTCGGCCGGCTTCGGGGCCGCGCCCAACCACCACCAGCTGCGCTTCTCCGACGGCACCGCCGACCGCTGGGCCGAGCGCGCCGACGCACTCAAGGAGCGCCCGCACGCCCGCATCGGCGCCGCGATCCACTCCGTACGCGCCGTCCCCGCCGGGCAGCTCGGCACCGTCGCGGACTGGGCCCGCGCACGGCAGGCCCCCTTGCACGTCCACCTCTCGGAGCAGACCGCCGAGAACGACGCCTGCCGCGACGCCCACGGCGTCACCCCCACCCGGCTGCTGGCCGACCACGGCGCGCTGGGCCCCCGCACCACCGCCGTGCACGCCACCCACCTCACCGATGAGGACATCGCGCTCCTCGGCGGCTCCCACACGGGCGTGTGTATGTGCCCCACCACCGAACGCGACCTCGCCGACGGCATCGGCCCGGCCGTCCGCGTCCAGCAGCAGGGCAGCCCGCTCTCCCTCGGCAGCGACAGCCACGCCGTCATCGACCTGCTCGAAGAGGCCCGCGCCATGGAGCTCGACGAACGGCTGCGCACCCGCACCCGCGGGCACTGGACGGCCGCCGCCCTGCTGCGCGCCGCGACCGCCGACGGTCACGCCGCCCTGGGCTGGGACGACGCCGGAACGATCGAGGCCGGGTCGCTCGCCGACCTCACCACGATCGCACTGGACTCCGTACGCACCGCCGGGCCACCGCCCCGGCTGGCCGCCGAGACGGCAGTATTCGCCGCCTCCGCGGCGGACGTACGACACACCATCGTCGGCGGGCGGCAGATCGTCCGGGACGGTGTGCACACTCTTGTCCCCGACGTACCCACCGCCCTCGCCGCATCCATCGCCGCCGTACGCGGCTGA
- the hutU gene encoding urocanate hydratase, with the protein MSGPRPVRAPRGTELSARGWQQEAALRMLQNNLDPEVAEHPDQLVVYGGTGKAARDWRSFDAMVRTLTTLKQDETMLVQSGRPVGVMQTHEWAPRVLIANSNLVGDWANWEEFRRLEALGLTMYGQMTAGSWIYIGTQGILQGTYETFAAVAAKKFHGTLAGTITLTAGLGGMGGAQPLAVTMNDGVAICIDVDPRAIERRIEHRYLDVKADSLQHALQLAVEARDQRKPLSIGLLGNAAELLPQMLAEGAPIDIVTDQTSAHDPLAYLPVGIDFDDMAAYAAEKPADFTQRARESMARHVEAMVGFMDAGAEVFDYGNSIRGEAQLAGYGRAFDFPGFVPAYIRPLFAEGKGPFRWAALSGDARDIAATDKAILDLFPENESLARWMKMAGERVHFQGLPARICWLGYGERDKAGERFNEMVADGTLRAPLAIGRDHLDCGSVASPYRETEAMKDGSDAIADWPLLNAMVNVASGASWVSLHHGGGVGMGRSIHAGQVTVADGTPLAGEKIRRVLTNDPGMGVIRHVDAGYERADEVAAERGVRIPMREGEGEGA; encoded by the coding sequence ATGTCGGGACCGCGACCCGTGCGGGCACCGCGCGGTACGGAGCTGAGTGCTCGGGGATGGCAGCAGGAAGCCGCGCTGCGCATGCTGCAGAACAACCTCGATCCGGAGGTGGCCGAACACCCGGACCAGCTCGTCGTCTACGGCGGCACCGGCAAGGCCGCCCGTGACTGGCGCTCCTTCGACGCGATGGTGCGCACGCTCACCACGCTCAAGCAGGACGAGACGATGCTCGTCCAGTCCGGCCGGCCGGTCGGCGTGATGCAGACGCACGAATGGGCCCCGCGGGTGCTCATCGCCAACTCCAACCTCGTCGGCGACTGGGCCAACTGGGAGGAGTTCCGCCGCCTGGAGGCCCTCGGCCTGACCATGTACGGGCAGATGACCGCCGGTTCGTGGATCTACATCGGCACCCAGGGCATCCTCCAGGGCACCTACGAGACCTTCGCCGCCGTCGCCGCCAAGAAGTTCCACGGCACACTGGCCGGCACGATCACCCTCACCGCCGGCCTCGGCGGCATGGGCGGCGCCCAGCCGCTCGCCGTCACCATGAACGACGGCGTCGCCATCTGCATCGACGTCGACCCGCGCGCCATCGAGCGCCGGATCGAGCACCGCTACCTGGACGTGAAGGCGGACAGTCTCCAGCACGCGCTCCAGCTGGCCGTCGAGGCCCGTGACCAGCGCAAGCCGCTGTCCATCGGTCTGCTCGGCAACGCCGCCGAGCTGCTGCCGCAGATGCTCGCCGAGGGCGCGCCGATCGACATCGTCACCGACCAGACCAGCGCCCATGACCCGCTGGCCTACCTTCCGGTCGGCATCGACTTCGACGACATGGCCGCCTACGCGGCGGAGAAGCCCGCCGACTTCACCCAGCGGGCGCGCGAGTCGATGGCCCGGCATGTCGAGGCCATGGTCGGCTTCATGGACGCCGGCGCCGAGGTCTTCGACTACGGCAACTCGATCCGCGGCGAGGCCCAACTCGCCGGATACGGGCGGGCCTTCGACTTCCCCGGCTTCGTCCCCGCCTACATCCGGCCCCTGTTCGCCGAGGGCAAGGGGCCGTTCCGCTGGGCCGCGCTGTCCGGCGACGCCCGGGACATCGCCGCCACCGACAAGGCGATCCTGGACCTCTTCCCGGAGAACGAGTCGCTGGCCCGCTGGATGAAGATGGCCGGGGAGCGGGTCCACTTCCAGGGCCTGCCCGCCCGGATCTGCTGGCTCGGCTACGGCGAGCGCGACAAGGCCGGTGAGCGCTTCAACGAGATGGTCGCCGACGGCACCCTGCGCGCCCCGCTGGCCATCGGCCGCGACCACCTCGACTGCGGCTCCGTCGCCTCGCCCTACCGTGAGACCGAGGCCATGAAGGACGGCTCGGACGCGATCGCCGACTGGCCGCTGCTCAACGCCATGGTCAACGTCGCCTCCGGCGCCTCCTGGGTCTCGCTGCACCACGGCGGCGGTGTCGGCATGGGCCGCTCGATCCACGCCGGGCAGGTCACCGTCGCCGACGGCACCCCGCTGGCCGGCGAAAAGATCCGCCGGGTGCTCACCAACGACCCCGGCATGGGCGTCATCCGGCATGTCGACGCGGGCTACGAGCGCGCCGACGAGGTGGCCGCCGAGCGCGGCGTCCGCATCCCGATGCGCGAGGGCGAAGGCGAGGGCGCGTGA